The genomic interval GGGAACCTCCTCCAATAATGCGGCAAGCAGTGAGGAAGAAAGGGATGTTGCTGTCATAGTAATTCTCATTGTAGTAGGTCCCCCCATCTCTGCAGATGGCATGCACATCTGGGTGGGCTGCATGGATGAAGGTGTTGGAGGGTTTGCAAAAAAGTGGCAGTCATCCCTCTTCTCTGCATCATCAGGTTGCAGTAGCGCCGAACATCCAGTTCACTGCTGGTCTTGGGGAAGTCGATGTGCTGCCGGAGGAACTTGTCATGACGGGATTCCCTCTGAGTGAGAGCTGGCATAGGTCCCAGCAAGACAATCAGGAGTAGTAACACTGAGCTGGTGGTCCTTTGATCCATGGTACCAGCAATGCCTGTGGGAAAAGAAAAGGTAAAGATTTATTATAAAACAGCGAGAAAGAAAtttggaggaagaggaatgaGGAAATTTTCCTGCAATTGTTTGCACTGCTTGCAGTGATTTCACTTATGCGCTGAATGAAACCGAAGCTTCAGTAATAGCATCCACAGTCCTTAAAAATTCTTCAATACTCTGCCCTCTTTCATAGTTaactgtgatttcactttaactgccagagacCCATCCTATGGGTGGGATTTGTAGCTTCCTGAgtgacttagaattctctgctagagcaCTCTACTGCTTCACTAAACGacaaatcataggattccatgacagttaaagtggtatcaaagtgctttaattgtgtagtgtgagtaGCTCTATGACATGGAACTTAGCTAGCAATTTAGCAAGAAAAGGCCGATGTTTGCTGACTGGTCCTGAGCTTGCACAAAAATATTCAAGTTGTCAGCCTATCAAGTTTGGTTGGGCTAACATTATCAATGGTGTCATTAGAGGGGTGCGAGGGTTCACAATGCACTGAGTGACTCCATCAGAGGGGGTGATACCTGGTGAAGTGGTCACTCACCATCTGCTGCCATCCATCTGATGCAGTGGCTGGTGGAAATGAGGTGCTGCTGCCTCCTGGCAGACCCTTCTGGCAGCCCCTTCCTGCTGGTCCTGGCAGGAAAAGGATGCTCTGGTGGTACAGGCAACAGCAGTGGCTACCACAGACTCCATCTCTTCACCAGAAGAAAACACAGATTGGAGCAACAGGAGGGAATGGAGGCCAAGCCAGGCAGCGGTGTGCCAGATAGCTAGGATGGGATGTAGGAGGGTGTCGAGGCAGGCAGGAGAAGGGTCAATGGTGAGCAGCCTCTCTGCCACCTGTTGCTGCCACTTCTCCTTCCACCACCCCATCCCTTCCTGCTCTCTCCCCAGGGTTGCACAACCTGACTTGTGGAGTGGAGGGAGGATTCAGCCTCTGGCACTGCCTGATGGATTTGCTGAAAGATTGGTGATGGcatcctcctcgtcctcctccacaccctccctctccccttttgCAGGACCAAAGGTATCACCGGGGACCCTGGTCCAGACCCACTCCCACCCATCTTTGCTTCAGGGACAGGAGGAGACAACAAAACCAGGGTCCTCCCTCCTCTGGTGACTCCCACTTACTAGGGCTGTGGGGTGATTGCCTGCTtaggggtgacactatgagttggTAACAtcaactctagtgacaccactgacagTACTTCATAGATGTGTGTTCTAACATTTGTAGAAATTTGAAATGCTTGTTCAGGA from Sceloporus undulatus isolate JIND9_A2432 ecotype Alabama chromosome 6, SceUnd_v1.1, whole genome shotgun sequence carries:
- the LOC121934304 gene encoding LOW QUALITY PROTEIN: ribonuclease-like (The sequence of the model RefSeq protein was modified relative to this genomic sequence to represent the inferred CDS: deleted 1 base in 1 codon), encoding MDQRTTSSVLLLLIVLLGPMPALTQRESRHDKFLRQHIDFPKTSSELDVRRYCNLMMQRRGMTATFCKPSNTFIHAAHPDVHAICRDGGTYYNENYYDSNIPFFLTACRIIGGGSQSPPCNYRGRVSTQRIRVACLNGEPVHFKTPL